A portion of the Candida dubliniensis CD36 chromosome R, complete sequence genome contains these proteins:
- a CDS encoding protein kinase Kin1 homologue, putative (Similar to S. cerevisiae KIN1), with amino-acid sequence MNHQDPDLQYHNKKAYPPNLSSIAPPPQQPLSGRPATPRMLRSISGTLKSRTELSNSDRSQELNNETKSSNSPHYVVDTHNRQPEPESLRPNIQAPTAVHGSQQKGSLLPPPSIPNPANMKPAPTPTGVDQPPAKQKPVPAPKHPQPPPQQQPQQQQQQQFHRKSIGDWNFVKTIGAGSMGKVKLAQHNATHEICAVKIIPRAAKLYQRAHANDPPPQTTQEAAQRHKEFEKEVARDRRTIREGALGRLLYHPFICRLYEMVPMTNHYYMLFEYIEGGQMLDYIVAHGSLKERHARKFARGIASALDYCHRNNVVHRDLKIENIMINEKGDIKIIDFGLSNLYAPKNLLKTYCGSLYFAAPELLSAKPYIGPEVDVWSFGVVLYVLVCGKVPFDDQSVSVLHEKIKKGNVEYPAFLSRECVSLLARMLVVDPTKRASLYEVCSHPWMNKGYDYKVNNYLPKREPLRLPLDPEIIKTIANFELGTAQGVADELTSILTSVEYQMSCENWYKITESGREYASSQNAQILPDPTGGFHPLVSIYYLVDEMRKRKKAKEEALKAQRRAQVPTIAVPTPKQQQQQQQQQPPPDTSQPLPERKPAPHEEITNSAVATQAQANTNAPKIVETFSETPQRTLDPSKQSVDEKPSAPAPSIAVPEQAHTSSVPSSFVKTQTSIDEDQLSIPEQQSPRTSTPQTLDPAKAVGGSSGSAISAPNAGTGAGFNSLLRRLSSKKYKGASSPKRSTSPSPNVESLSPQPTKTDPMVRRGVSMKVTAKEKQTNTRPTKSELIKKKPQHGRSSSTSNKMQGFIPVEYLPPLPTIDTNTNTIVSESAKQENLAVPSSSRNMHPTARAKSVGGGHMRKDSYGRAPHGSQNPLPPLPISMATQNSQEVVGKDTNEGFFDDVELDDVGYQQVPQLTESEIIEQYNLSKPNSMPSIEHCKTLFLKGFFSVQTTSAKPLPVIRYNIINVLSKLGVRFQEVKGGFVCMHTPSVQPNHGNELDEENKLYGDAFKSKSSDSFEAVEAEGSKTPSRQPSFQMSSHAPTTPSGPKSHRSSNSIGSISGNVPRRKFSIGNAFNTYRKKNGSQVMMPPNTPATAKVIHGLYDDDGKERNGDEDDDVGDDEYGYDDSADSLNGYGGGSDMLISSRIEQRAKHQRTVSSSSQKASKSPLKFEIHIVKVPLVGLYGVQFKKIMGNTWNYKTLASQILNEMNL; translated from the coding sequence ATGAACCATCAAGATCCAGATTTACAATATCATAATAAAAAGGCGTATCCACCAAATCTATCATCAATTGCGCCTCCGCCACAACAACCTTTGAGTGGAAGACCTGCAACTCCAAGAATGTTACGTAGTATAAGTGGCACACTAAAATCTAGAACAGAACTTTCTAATTCTGACAGGAGTCAGGAATTGAACAATGAAACCAAAAGTAGCAATTCCCCTCACTATGTTGTTGATACACATAACAGACaaccagaaccagaatCACTCAGACCAAATATTCAAGCTCCAACAGCTGTTCATGGGAGTCAACAAAAAGGACTGTTGTTGCCACCTCCATCTATTCCAAATCCAGCCAACATGAAACCAGCACCAACACCAACTGGTGTGGACCAACCACCggcaaaacaaaaaccGGTGCCAGCACCTAAACAcccacaaccaccaccacaacaacaaccacaacaacaacagcaacagcaattTCATAGAAAATCGATTGGTGATTGGAATTTCGTAAAGACCATTGGTGCTGGGTCTATGGGTAAAGTTAAATTGGCACAGCATAATGCCACACACGAAATTTGTGCCGTTAAAATCATTCCCAGAGCAGCCAAACTTTATCAAAGAGCTCATGCTAACGACCCTCCTCCACAAACGACACAGGAAGCAGCACAGAGACATAAAGAGTTTGAGAAAGAAGTTGCCAGAGACAGAAGAACTATACGTGAAGGGGCATTGGGGAGATTGTTATACCACCCTTTTATTTGCCGTTTATACGAGATGGTACCCATGACGAACCATTATTATATGTTATTTGAGTATATTGAAGGAGGGCAAATGTTAGATTATATTGTTGCTCACGGGTCATTGAAGGAACGGCACGCCAGGAAATTCGCTAGGGGTATTGCGTCAGCTTTGGATTACTGTCACCGAAACAATGTTGTTCACCGTGATTTAAAGATTGAGAATATTATGATAAACGAAAAAGGTGACATCAagattattgattttgggTTGTCAAACTTGTATGCTCCCAAAAACTTGTTGAAAACGTATTGTGGCTCGTTGTATTTTGCTGCACCAGAACTATTAAGTGCCAAGCCATATATTGGGCCCGAGGTTGATGTGTGGTCATTTGGGGTTGTTCTTTATGTTTTGGTTTGTGGTAAAGTACCTTTTGATGACCAGTCGGTTTCGGTTTTGCATGAAAAGATCAAGAAAGGAAATGTCGAGTATCCTGCTTTTCTTTCAAGAGAGTGTGTGTCATTGCTTGCAAGAATGTTAGTTGTTGACCCCACAAAGAGAGCATCTTTGTACGAAGTTTGTCTGCATCCATGGATGAACAAGGGTTATGATTATAAGGTGAACAATTATCTTCCCAAAAGGGAACCTTTGCGTTTACCATTAGACCctgaaattatcaaaaccATTGCTAATTTTGAGCTAGGTACAGCGCAGGGTGTAGCCGATGAGTTGACGAGTATTTTGACGAGTGTTGAATATCAAATGAGTTGTGAAAACTGGTACAAAATAACTGAAAGTGGGAGAGAGTATGCATCTTCCCAGAATGCACAAATATTACCTGATCCAACTGGCGGGTTCCATCCCTTGGTAtctatttattatttggtgGATGAAATGAGAAAGAGGAAAAAGgcaaaagaagaagcatTAAAGGCTCAAAGACGTGCACAGGTTCCGACTATTGCTGTTCCTAcaccaaaacaacaacaacaacaacaacaacaacaaccaccgCCTGATACCTCTCAGCCATTACCAGAACGCAAACCTGCACCACATGAGGAGATAACCAACTCTGCTGTGGCAACCCAGGCACAGGCAAACACGAATGCACCAAAAATCGTGGAAACCTTTTCAGAGACCCCACAAAGAACATTGGACCCGTCAAAACAATCAGTGGACGAAAAACCAAGTGCACCAGCGCCATCTATTGCTGTTCCAGAACAAGCTCACACATCATCTGTCCCATCATCATTTGTTAAGACACAAACTTCGATTGATGAAGATCAACTTTCGATTCCTGAGCAGCAAAGTCCAAGAACCTCTACTCCACAAACTTTGGATCCTGCAAAGGCAGTTGGTGGATCGTCTGGATCTGCTATATCTGCACCTAATGCTGGTACTGGTGCCGGCTTTAATTCTTTGTTGAGAAGATTGTCGTCAAAGAAATATAAGGGAGCTAGCTCTCCTAAACGTTCAACGTCTCCACTGCCAAATGTTGAAAGTCTTTCGCCACAACCAACTAAGACCGATCCAATGGTCCGCCGTGGTGTTAGTATGAAGGTGACTgccaaagaaaaacaaacgAATACAAGACCTACAAAGTCAGAGTTAATCAAGAAGAAGCCACAGCATGGCCGCTCTTCCTCCACGTCAAACAAAATGCAAGGATTTATTCCTGTTGAGTATTTGCCGCCATTACCAACCATTGATACCAATACCAACACAATTGTTTCAGAAAGTGctaaacaagaaaatttgGCCGTGCCCTCGCTGTCACGTAACATGCATCCTACAGCTAGGGCGAAAtctgttggtggtggtcaTATGCGTAAGGATTCGTATGGACGTGCACCACACGGACTGCAGAATCCATTACCGCCGCTTCCAATCTCCATGGCAACTCAGAATAGTCAAGAAGTTGTTGGGAAAGATACTAATGAGGGCTTTTTCGATGATGTTGAATTGGATGATGTGGGGTACCAACAAGTTCCTCAACTCACAGAATcagaaattattgaacaGTATAATCTTTCCAAGCCTAATAGCATGCCATCTATTGAGCATTGTAAGACATTGTTTTTAAAAGGATTTTTTAGTGTTCAGACTACATCTGCCAAACCGTTACCTGTTATTagatataatataattaatgtGTTGAGTAAGTTGGGGGTTAGATTTCAAGAAGTGAAAGGTGGGTTTGTTTGTATGCACACACCATCTGTGCAACCTAACCATGGTAATGAACTTGATGAAGAGAATAAATTGTATGGCGATGCATTCAAGTCGAAATCGAGTGATTCATTTGAAGCGGTTGAAGCCGAAGGATCAAAGACACCAAGTCGCCAACCTTCATTTCAAATGCTGTCACATGCGCCAACAACCCCATCAGGTCCTAAATCTCATAGGTCAAGTAACTCAATTGGAAGCATTAGCGGTAATGTACCAAGACGTAAGTTTTCCATTGGTAATGCGTTTAATACCTACCGTAAAAAGAATGGTTCTCAAGTGATGATGCCCCCAAACACACCAGCTACGGCAAAAGTGATCCATGGGTTGTATGATGACGACGGCAAGGAGAGAAATGGTGATGAAGACGATGATGTTGGAGATGATGAGTATGGGTATGATGATTCCGCTGATTCGCTCAATGGatatggtggtggtagtgatATGTTAATTTCTTCGCGTATTGAACAACGTGCCAAACATCAACGAACTGTTAGTAGTTCGAGTCAGAAAGCTAGCAAGTCGCCCTTAAAGTTTGAAATCCATATTGTTAAAGTACCACTTGTGGGATTATATGGTGTTCAATTTAAGAAAATAATGGGGAATACATGGAACTATAAGACATTAGCTAGTCAGAttttaaatgaaatgaatttATAG
- a CDS encoding chitin deacetylase 2 precursor, putative (Similar to S. cerevisiae CDA2): MISWLGFYIMILIPSIINGSDLSLRLQSKFMPTSFSPRNIFDTHNNPTINTINNNKEDQSGSGGGSGGRGGGLPPSPMQFPPKLPFPKWLSDFTGLHEWPDLDPPYIPLDFIDFNKIVNIPIHKQGQCHDTNIKTKTNTNNNNNNNQSPLSILRTPKACSFDCFNCVEIDDVYTCPKLSQTFDDGPSMATLKLLQSFNQTGLKTTLFTLGVNIVRFPEIYQQCHLLGHIMGSHTWSHKFLPSLTNQEIISQIEWSIWAMNATSNHLPKWFRPPYGGIDNRIRSILRQFGMQAVLWDFDTFDWKMLGGDSSGGTTSSNNNRRKEEDVFSEVEKFKLMKNNKGLILHHDAIQKTVDVGIMIHEKLLNHDQLTVPLCVGGIDYIKTFPK, encoded by the coding sequence ATGATTTCTTGGTTGGGTTTTtatataatgatattaatcCCCTCCATAATAAATGGATCGGATTTATCATTAAGACTTCAATCTAAATTCATGCCTACATCATTTTCACCTCGAAATATATTTGATACTCATAATAATCCAACTATTAatacaataaataataacaaagaAGATCAAAGTGGCAGTGGTGGTGGCAGTGGTGGTCGTGGTGGTGGATTACCACCTTCTCCAATGCAATTTCCCCCAAAATTACCATTTCCCAAATGGTTAAGTGATTTTACTGGATTACATGAATGGCCTGATTTAGATCCACCTTATATTCCATTagattttattgattttaataaaattgtcaATATTCCAATACATAAACAAGGTCAATGTCATGATACTAAcatcaaaaccaaaaccaatactaataataataataataataatcaatcaccattatcaattttacGTACACCTAAAGCATGttcttttgattgtttcaattgtgttgaaattgatgatgtttATACATGTCCTAAATTACTGCAAACATTTGATGATGGACCATCAATGGCAacattaaaattattacaatcATTTAATCAAACGGGATTAAAAACTACATTATTTACTTTAGGAGTAAATATTGTTAGATTCCCagaaatttatcaacaatgtCATTTATTAGGTCATATAATGGGATCTCATACTTGGCTGCATAAATTTTTACCAAGTTTAActaatcaagaaattattagtCAAATAGAATGGTCAATTTGGGCTATGAATGCTACTCTGAATCATTTACCAAAATGGTTTCGTCCACCTTATGGAGGTATTGATAATCGAATAAGAAGTATATTACGACAATTTGGTATGCAAGCTGTATTATGGGATTTTGATACTTTTGATTGGAAAATGCTTGGTGGTGATAGTAGTGGTGGGACTACTtcaagtaataataatcgtcgtaaagaagaagatgttTTCTctgaagttgaaaaatttaaattgatgaaaaataataaaggTTTAATATTACATCATGATGCTATACAAAAAACTGTTGATGTTGGAATTATGATtcatgaaaaattattaaatcatgATCAATTGACTGTACCTTTATGTGTTGGTGgtattgattatattaaaaCTTTCCcaaaatga